One Alkalicoccus halolimnae DNA segment encodes these proteins:
- a CDS encoding M16 family metallopeptidase, which translates to MKRFKLDNGVRVVLEPNDTVRSVSIGIWVNVGSRYEKVSENGMAHFIEHMVFKGTKKRTAKDIAESFDAIGGYVNAMTSKEYTSYYAKVLDTHAETALEILADMFFNSKFDDEEIQKEKQVVLEEIYMYDDAPDDLVHELLAEAAYGTHSIAAPILGTEKSLERFTKQNLFDFMKNHYGADNVVVSAAGNIDESFVDIINSYFNNLPESEARLESERPAFLNGRAVKKKETEQAHFCLGYEGYSLGDEKMYALVLLNNVLGGNMSSRLFQEVRENKGLAYAIFSDHEAFKDTGLLTIYAGTQEKYLNEVYEIIDSTIYDISRNGITEKELRNAKEQLKGSLLLSLESSSSHMSRNAKNELLLQNHKSVDEIVERIEAVSMDEIKSLSMRLLSQEPAVSLVSTSGVLPLSLRNRSEKLG; encoded by the coding sequence ATGAAACGTTTTAAACTGGATAATGGAGTACGAGTAGTATTGGAACCTAACGACACAGTGCGGTCGGTTTCGATTGGAATATGGGTGAATGTCGGTTCCCGCTATGAAAAAGTTTCAGAAAATGGAATGGCCCATTTTATTGAGCACATGGTTTTTAAAGGCACGAAGAAGCGGACAGCAAAAGATATAGCGGAATCCTTCGACGCAATTGGAGGATACGTAAACGCAATGACGTCGAAGGAATACACGTCCTATTATGCAAAAGTTCTTGATACGCACGCGGAAACAGCGCTGGAAATACTAGCTGATATGTTTTTCAATTCAAAATTTGACGATGAAGAAATTCAAAAAGAAAAACAGGTAGTACTGGAAGAAATCTATATGTATGATGATGCGCCCGATGATCTTGTTCACGAACTTCTTGCAGAGGCCGCCTATGGCACTCATTCAATAGCGGCACCTATATTAGGAACGGAAAAATCGCTTGAACGCTTCACAAAGCAAAACCTTTTTGATTTCATGAAAAATCATTATGGAGCGGATAATGTTGTTGTCTCTGCAGCAGGGAATATCGATGAATCATTTGTTGACATTATTAACTCCTACTTTAATAATCTCCCTGAAAGTGAAGCCCGTCTTGAAAGCGAAAGGCCGGCATTTTTGAATGGACGGGCGGTTAAGAAAAAAGAAACAGAGCAGGCCCATTTCTGTCTGGGATACGAAGGATATTCATTGGGTGACGAAAAAATGTACGCTCTTGTGCTCCTGAATAACGTTCTTGGAGGCAATATGAGCAGCCGCCTTTTTCAGGAAGTCCGTGAAAATAAAGGACTCGCCTATGCAATTTTCTCAGACCATGAAGCTTTTAAAGACACCGGTCTGCTTACTATTTACGCGGGGACACAGGAAAAGTATTTAAATGAAGTTTATGAAATAATCGATTCTACAATTTATGATATTTCCCGTAATGGTATTACAGAGAAAGAACTTAGAAATGCGAAAGAACAGCTGAAAGGAAGCCTCCTTCTCAGTCTTGAGAGCTCCAGCAGCCATATGAGCAGAAATGCGAAAAACGAACTTCTTCTGCAAAATCACAAAAGCGTTGATGAAATTGTGGAAAGAATTGAAGCTGTTTCAATGGATGAAATTAAATCGCTGAGTATGCGTCTTCTCTCACAGGAGCCTGCTGTATCGCTTGTAAGCACGAGTGGTGTTCTGCCTCTCTCTTTAAGAAATCGCTCGGAGAAGCTAGGCTAG